In Populus nigra chromosome 1, ddPopNigr1.1, whole genome shotgun sequence, one genomic interval encodes:
- the LOC133670043 gene encoding putative RING-type E3 ubiquitin transferase C3H69, whose translation MSKRVLCKFFAHGACLKGEHCEFSHDWKDPPNNICTFYQKGICSYGSRCRYEHVKPSRPESTASSSLTIPRQPLGSNSVSLALPARNVSNGVTTVPGVPPELSSRPFIAPTAPEWNLESAQHDFLEDGEVIEPRNVKPADRSICSFAAAGSCPRGDKCPHIHGDLCAYCGKHCLHPFRPEERDEHLKACEKKQKNLDLLKYSQEIECSVCLDRVLSKPTAAERKFGLLSECDHPFCISCIRNWRSSSPTSGMDVNTSLRACPICRKLSYFVIPSVIWYSSKEEKQEIVDTYKAKLRSIDCKHFDFGNGNCPFGTSCFYKHAYRDGRLEEVALRHLGADDGQTVIAKNIWLSDFLGSLQIR comes from the exons ATGTCTAAAAG GGTACTTTGCAAGTTTTTTGCTCATGGGGCATGCTTGAAAGGGGAGCATTGTGAATTTTCACATGATTGGAAAGATCCTCCAAATAAT ATTTGCACCTTTTATCAAAAAGGTATCTGTTCATATGGTAGTCGATGCCGATATGAACATGTTAAACCTTCTAGGCCTGAATCTACTGCATCATCTTCGTTGACAATTCCTCGTCAACCTCTGGGCTCAAATTCCGTGTCCCTGGCCCTTCCTGCAAGAAATGTATCGAATGGGGTGACAACAGTACCAGGTGTTCCTCCAGAGCTTTCAAGTAGACCCTTTATTGCTCCCACTGCACCAGAATGGAATTTGGAGTCTGCACAACATGACTTCTTAGAAGATGGTGAGGTTATAGAACCTAGGAATGTTAAACCAGCTGACCGATCTATCTGTTCATTTGCTGCTGCTGGTAGTTGTCCTCGTGGAGATAAATGCCCCCATATTCACGGTGACTTGTGTGCCTATTGTGGAAAGCATTGCTTACACCCTTTCAGACCTGAAGAAAGAGATGAACATTTGAAAGCATGCGAGAAGAAGCAAAAGAACCTTGATTTGTTAAAATATAGTCAAGAAATAGAATGCAGTGTATGCCTGGATCGTGTGCTTTCAAAGCCCACGGCAGCTGAACGAAAGTTTGGTCTGCTATCAGAATGCGATCATCCATTCTGCATATCATGTATTAGGAACTGGCGTAGTAGTTCCCCAACGTCTGGAATGGATGTCAATACTTCATTGAGGGCTTGCCCAATATGTCGCAAGCTTTCATACTTTGTCATTCCAAGCGTTATTTGGTATTCCTCTAAAGAGGAAAAACAGGAAATTGTTGATACCTACAAGGCAAAACTCAG GTCAATAGATTGTAAACACTTCGACTTTGGGAATGGGAACTGCCCATTTGGAACCAGCTGTTTTTACAAG CATGCATATCGAGATGGCCGCTTGGAGGAAGTTGCTTTACGTCATCTTGGAGCTGATGATGGACAGACTGTGATAGCTAAAAATATCTG GCTGTCTGATTTCCTCGGTAGCTTACAAATAAGGTGA